One window of Acomys russatus chromosome 28, mAcoRus1.1, whole genome shotgun sequence genomic DNA carries:
- the Akap8l gene encoding A-kinase anchor protein 8-like, whose protein sequence is MSYTGFVQGSETTLQSTYSDTSAQPTCDYGYGTWNPGTNRGYENYSYGYGYGQDNTTSYGINQRLDMMPHLETDMIQGGVYGSGGGERYDSYEACDSRAILSERDLYRSSYDYGELDPEMEMAYEGQYDAYRDQFRMRGGDTFGPRAQGWARDARSGRPVASGYGRMWEDPMGARGQCMPGASRLPSLFSQNIIPEYGMFQGMRGGGAFSGGSRFGFGFGNGMKQMRRTWKTWTTADFRTKKKKRKQGGSPDEPDSKATRTDCSDNSDSDNDEGTEGEAAEGTESAEAMEKGSRAEGEDEEGKEDGREEGKDDSEKGALTTQDESSQAKRKLQASKKSQDKQKKRQRDRMVERIQFVCSLCKYRTFYEDEMGSHLDSKFHKEHFKYVGTKLPKQTADFLQEYVTNKTKKTEELRKTVEDLDGLIQQIYRDQDLTQEIAMEHFVKKVEAAHCAACDLFIPMQFGIIQKHLKTVDHNRNRRLMMEQSKKSSLMVARSILNNKLISKKLERYLKGENPFTDSPEEEKEQDEVEGGTLDEGASEATGHAEGVPAQPPVPLEPAPETATPPPPPPPEEEEGAVPLLGGALQCQIRGIPGLDVEDEEEGGGGAP, encoded by the exons GTTTTGTCCAAGGATCTGAAACCACTTTGCAGTCCACATACTCTGACACCAGTGCCCAGCCCACCTGTGATTATG GATATGGAACTTGGAACCCTGGGACAAATAGAG GCTACGAGAACTATAGttatggctatggctatggccAGGATAACACCACCAGCTATGG AATTAACCAGCGCTTAGATATGATGCCACACTTGGAGACAGACATGATACAAGGAGGTGTGTACGGCTCAGGTGGTGGAGAAAG ATATGACTCCTATGAGGCCTGTGACTCAAGGGCCATCCTGAGTGAACGCGACCTCTATCGGTCGAGCTATGACTATGGCGAGCTTGACCCTGAAATGGAAATGGCCTATGAGGGCCAATATGATGCCTACCGTGACCAGTTTCGAATGCGCGGAGGAGATACATTTGGTCCAAGGGCTCAGGGCTGGGCCCGGGATGCCCGGAGTGGACGGCCAGTGGCCTCGGGCTATGGGCGCATGTGGGAAGACCCCATGGGGGCCCGGGGccagtgcatgcctggtgcctcccggctgccctccctcttctcccagaaCATCATCCCCGAGTATGGCATGTTCCAGGGCATGCGTGGTGGGGGTGCCTTCTCTGGTGGCTCCCGCTTTGGCTTCGGATTTGGCAATGGCATGAAGCAGATGAGGCGGACCTGGAAGACCTGGACCACAGCCGATTTCCGG accaaaaagaagaagagaaagcagggtgGCAGTCCTGACGAGCCAGACAGCAAAGCTACCAGAACAGACTGCTCAGACAACAGTGACTCAGACAATG ATGAAGGCACTGAGGGGGAAGCTGCAGAGGGTACTGAAAGTGCTGAGGCTATGGAGAAAGGCTCCCGAGCA GAAGGAGAGGacgaggagggaaaagaggatgggagagaagaAGGCAAAGACGATTCAGAGAAAG GGGCCCTAACCACCCAGGATGAGAGCAGCCAGGCCAAGCGCAAGTTGCAGGCAAGCAAGAAGAGCCAAGACAAGCAGAAAAAGCGGCAGCGAGACCGTATGGTGGAAAG GATCCAGTTTGTGTGTTCTCTCTGCAAATACCGGACTTTCTATGAGGACGAGATGGGTAGTCACCTTGACAGCAAGTTCCACAAGGAACACTTCAAATACGTAGGCACCAAGCTTCCCAAGCAGACTGCTGACTTCCTGCAG GAATATGTCACCAACAAGACCAAGAAGACAGAAGAGCTCCGAAAAACTGTGGAGGACCTTGATGGTCTGATCCAACAAATCTACAGAGACCAAGATCTGACCCAAG AAATTGCTATGGAGCATTTTGTGAAGAAAGTGGAGGCAGCCCACTGTGCAGCCTGTGACCTCTTCATCCCCATGCAGTTTGGAATCATCCAAAAGCATCTCAAGACTGTGGATCACAACCGGAACCGCAGG CTTATGATGGAGCAGTCCAAGAAGTCCTCTCTTATGGTGGCCCGCAGTATTCTCAACAACAAGCTCATTAGCAAGAAGCTGGAGCGCTATCTGAAG GGCGAGAATCCTTTCACCGACagcccagaggaggagaaggaacaagACGAGGTGGAGGGTGGCACTCTCGATGAGGGGGCATCAGAGGCGACAGGACACGCAGAGGGCGTGCCTGCACAGCCCCCGGTGCCCCTGGAGCCAGCCCCAGAGACTGCTACACCGCCACCTCCGCCACcaccggaggaggaggagggtgcagTACCCTTGCTGGGCGGGGCGCTGCAGTGCCAGATCCGTGGGATCCCGGGCCTTGATGTGGAAGACGAGGAGGAGGGCGGTGGGGGTGCCCCATAA